Part of the Methanobrevibacter sp. genome is shown below.
TGATTATTTGGGCAGGAATGAATATTATGATGAGTATGAACCGATTACTCCAATAACTCATGAGAGAAATTCCCGTCCAAGAAGAGATTATGAATATTATCCTGAAGACATTGGAAATATGAATAATCACCCTCGCCATACTTATGAATATGAGCCTTATGATACTGGATTAAACAGAACTTCAAATGACATTCACAGTAATACTCATTATAATAAAATTGACCATGATTATTCTTATAGGCAGGATGATTACTATCAAAATAATGATTCTCAAAATCATTATAATGAACATGTTGAAAAATCATCTCAAAATGATCAAGAGGATATAGGTTCATCAGAACATGTTATTCAAAGGCATTTTGACAAATTCAAAAAATAGGTATAAAAAATGAGTTTTGATTTTGATGTAGTTGTTGTTGGAGCAGGTCCTGTAGGCTCAACAATTGCATATTACTTAACCAATCAAGGTTTAAATATTGCAATTATTGATAAAAAAAGGCAGATTGGATATCCTTTGCAATGTGCAGGAATTTTAAGCAAACATATTTTCGACAACAATCACTTGCCCGATGAAGTGATACTGAATAATGTTAAAGGCGCATTCCTGCATTCCAAAAATCACATTCTAAAAGTTGAAAAAGATACAACTCAGGCGTATATTATTGACAGAATTTCCTATGATGAATTTTTATTGAATAGAGCCATTCAAAATGGTGTAAAATTCATAAACCAAAAAGTTATTGATGTTGACTCAGATGAAGCTTTAACATATCTGTCTAACAGTCATGTAATCAAATCAAAAATAGTCATCGGTTGTGACGGTTACAATTCAATACTGTCAAAAAGCATAGGAAATAATCAGAATAGCTTTCCTGCCTCACAAATGTTGGTCAAAATTGCTGAATCAAATATGCAGTCATTCAGAAATGCCAAAAGTAAAACTGAAGACTATGTGGATACCTACTTATTGGAAGATGTGCTTCCTGGATTTTTATGGGTTATACCTTTAAAGAACGACCTGTATAGAATAGGACTGTTTTCAAATCAAACACATAAACGTCAGGATGAAGTAATTATTAACTTCCTTAATCAAAACTTTGAATATGAGATAGTTGAAAAATACAAGGGTTTCATACCTATTTTTGATGAAAAAAGTCAGATGGTGAATGGTCGGCTTGTATTGATAGGTGATGCCGCCGGACAGATTAAACCTACCTCAGGTGGAGGATTGCTGGTTGCATTTGATGCATGTGATATGGCCTGTAAGTACATTGTTGAAGCTATCGACAAATCCGACATGGGTATTTTAAGAGGATATGAAAAGGAATTTAAAGCTAAGTACTTAAAGGAATTCAATTATCAGTATAA
Proteins encoded:
- a CDS encoding NAD(P)/FAD-dependent oxidoreductase, which gives rise to MSFDFDVVVVGAGPVGSTIAYYLTNQGLNIAIIDKKRQIGYPLQCAGILSKHIFDNNHLPDEVILNNVKGAFLHSKNHILKVEKDTTQAYIIDRISYDEFLLNRAIQNGVKFINQKVIDVDSDEALTYLSNSHVIKSKIVIGCDGYNSILSKSIGNNQNSFPASQMLVKIAESNMQSFRNAKSKTEDYVDTYLLEDVLPGFLWVIPLKNDLYRIGLFSNQTHKRQDEVIINFLNQNFEYEIVEKYKGFIPIFDEKSQMVNGRLVLIGDAAGQIKPTSGGGLLVAFDACDMACKYIVEAIDKSDMGILRGYEKEFKAKYLKEFNYQYKVQKTLNLLSDNDIDYLFLKLKENNGEEIISQYGDMDTQSKLVKEFIKRGLIFKIVPTFLFKKVINIFGFR